A genomic window from Canis lupus dingo isolate Sandy chromosome 13, ASM325472v2, whole genome shotgun sequence includes:
- the LOC112662205 gene encoding cytochrome c1, heme protein, mitochondrial → MAVAAASLRGAVLGPRGAGLPGAGARGLLCGARLGQLPLRTSQAVPLSSKAGPSRGRKVMLSALGMLAAGGAGLAVALHSAVSASDLELHPPSYPWSHRGLLSSLDHTSIRRGFQVYKQVCSSCHSMDYVAYRHLVGVCYTEDEAKALAEEVEVQDGPNEDGEMFMRPGKLSDYFPKPYPNPEAARAANNGALPPDLSYITRARHGGEDYVFSLLTGYCEPPTGVSLREGLYFNPYFPGQAIGMAPPIYDEVLEFDDGTPATMSQVAKDVCTFLRWASEPEHDHRKRMGLKMLMMMGLLFPLIYAMKRHKWSVLKSRKLAYRPPK, encoded by the exons ATGGCGGTGGCGGCGGCTTCGCTTCGCGGGGCGGTGCTGggcccgcggggcgcggggctgccgggcgcgggggcccggggccTGCTGTGCGGCGCGCGGCTCGGCCAGCTCCCGCTGCGGACGTCTCAG GCAGTGCCCCTGTCGTCCAAGGCCGGCCCGTCCCGGGGCCGCAAAGTGATGCTGTCGGCGTTGGGCATGctggcggcggggggcgcggggctcgcCGTGGCTCTGCATTCCGCCGTGAGTGCCAGCGACCTGGAGCTGCACCCCCCCAGCTACCCGTGGTCCCACCGCGGCCTCCTGTCTTCCCTGGACCACACCAG CATCCGGAGGGGCTTCCAGGTATATAAGCAGGTGTGCTCCTCCTGCCACAGCATGGACTATGTGGCCTACCGCCACCTGGTGGGGGTCTGCTACACCGAAGATGAAGCCAAGGCGCTGGCTGAGGAG GTGGAGGTTCAGGACGGCCCCAATGAGGATGGAGAGATGTTCATGCGGCCAGGGAAGCTCTCCGACTATTTCCCCAAACCATACCCCAACCCTGAGGCCGCCCGAGCAGCCAATAACGGAGCACTGCCCCCTGACCTCAGCTACATCACTCGAGCTAG GCACGGTGGTGAGGACTACGTCTTCTCCCTGCTAACCGGCTACTGTGAGCCACCCACCGGCGTGTCACTGCGAGAAGGCCTCTACTTCAACCCCTACTTCCCTGGACAGGCTATTGGCATGGCGCCTCCCATCTACGATGAAGTCCTGGAGTTTGACGATG GCACCCCAGCTACCATGTCCCAGGTAGCCAAGGACGTGTGTACCTTCCTGCGCTGGGCATCTGAGCCAGAACACGACCATCGGAAACGCATGGGGCTCAAG ATGTTGATGATGATGGGCTTGCTATTTCCCCTGATCTACGCCATGAAGCGGCATAAGTGGTCGGTCCTCAAGAGCCGGAAGCTGGCATATCGGCCACCAAAGTGA